In Myxococcales bacterium, the DNA window CACGAGCGTTCGGGTGCCGGTGTAGGCGCGATCGTCTTTGGCCTTGGCCACGATCTCACGGAGCTCGGCGAGGCTCCCGAGCACCGCGCTGAAGAGCACGAACGAGGCCTTGGTGTGCTCGGCGATCACGCGCCCGAGGGTGGTCTTCCCCACACCCGGCGGGCCCCAGAGCACGAGCGAAGGGACGCGGTCGGCCGCCACGGCGCGAGCGAGCGGCTTGCCCTCGGCGAAGACGTGCGTCTGCCCGACGTAGTCCTCGAGCTTCGTGGGGCGCATGCGCTCGGCGAGGGGAACGGCGCCGTCGCGAGCGGAGCCCCGCGCGAGGCTCGCGCCGAAGAGCGTGGGGCCGGGAGGGGGCGGCTTTCGGGCCATGCGCATCGCTATACACCTCGTCGTGCTCGGCGGCCGCGCTGACGCGTCGCGTTCTTTCGAGAGAGAGGTCGAGCTCGGGCCTTCGCCGCGCTTGTTTCGGCGCCGACCCTCGGCAAGGATGAGAGCGAATGGGGCGAACCTCTGCGCACGCCGACGGCCGAGCGCGCTACCCACGGGCGGTGGTGGTGCCGTTCGCCGTGCCCGACGAGGGGCGAAACCTCGGGCTCGGCCTCGCGGCGCTCGTGCACTCCTTCGTACGGGTGTTCGGACAAAACGTGGCGCTCGCGCAGCTCCTCTCGCGAGACGACGAACGCTCGGAGCCTCGGCCGGTCGAGGCGCTCGTCTCGCCGAAGGCTTGGGGCGACATCTCCGGCTCGCCGCGGGGCGACGTGTCGTGCGTGCTCACGGGGCAGCTCGAGCCCCCGTCGGACGGGCGTGGCCTCCTCCGCGTGGTGGCGTTCGAGCCGGCGAGCGGGAAGGTGCTGTGCGACGAAGAGGCGAGCCTCACGCCCGACGATGCCGGGAGCGAAATCGTTCGTCTTTTCAAGGACATGGCTCCGCCGCTCGAGGGGGAGCTCGGGCTCCTCCACGAGATCGAGGGCCTCGCGTGGGACGCACTCGAGAGTGTGCTCTTGGCCGAACGAGGGGTGCTGCACGACCCTGCGCGGCGGGGCCCCCACGACGGCCTCGCGGCGCTCCTTCACCTCGGTCGTGCCGTGGCCGAGGCGCCCGAGGCCGACTATCCGGCGGGGCGCCTGGCGGCGGTGGGGCTCGACCTCGTCCTCTCCAAACCCGACGACGAGAAGCTCGCCGCGGCCGTCGATCGGGCGCTCGCGCGTGCGGTGGCCGATGCCCCCGAGCACGCCGTGCTGCACGAGGCCCGAGGGGCTCTCGAGCTCCGCCGGGGTGGCGTCGAGGCCGCCGAAGCGCACGTCCGGGCGGCGTTGGAGAGAGAGCCCCGCCGTCCGAGGCTCCACGTGCTGCTCGCCGAGGCACGCCGAGGCAGCGGCGATTTTGCGGGCGCGATGGACCTGCTCGATCGTGCGCTCCTCGAGCTCCCCGGCGACCCGCTGCTCGAGACCGAGCGTGCCGTCACCGTGCTCGAGAGCGGCGACCTCCCGCGCGCCGCCGAGCTCCTCGGCGAGGTCCTTACGGCCCATCCGGGGTTCCCTCCCGCGTACATGGCGCTCTTCGCGTGCGGCGCCCGCCTCGCCGACGCCGACATCGTCGAGCGCCTCGCGTTCGACGCCGCGAACGATCCCGACCTCCCGAGCGAGGTCACGCGCCGCGTGCTGCGGCTCTTCGCGTCGACCCAGCCCGAGAGCGCCGAGGGTGAGCGATTCGTGCGAAAAGGCGCGCCTCGCCCCGCGCGAGAGCGCGCCGAGTGCATGGTCTCCCTCGCCGAGCGGCTCGCGGCCGAAGGGAGCGACGCGTGGGCCGAGCTCACGCTGGCACGCGGAAAGATGGCCCTCGACGACTTCGACGCGGCGCGCGCGCACCTCGCGAGGGTCGAGACTCTCGCGCCCGCGTCGGCGCTCGCGGCCGAGGCGTGCCGTACGCGGTTCGCGCTCGACGAGCCTGGGGTAGCACGCGAGCTCGAGCTCGTCGTTCGCACGGCACAGGCCCCATCGGCCGACACCGATCTCGCCCAGCTCACCGCGCGCGCGCGCACCCTCGCGGGGCATCACGACGTGTGGCCTGCGCATTTCGCCCTCGGCGCGACCGAGCGTCGTCGCGAGCGATGGGCGGAGGCGAGGGAGGCGCTCGAGGCGGCCGTGCGTCAGAGCCCGGGTGCGACCCCCGCCCACCTCGAGCTCGTGGCCGTGCACGTGGCCCTCGGGAGCGCTGAAAAAGCCCTCGAGCACGCCGATCGAGCCTGCGCCCTCGAGGGGGAGACCGCCCGTACGCTCGCCGTACGCGCCACCGCGCTGCTCGCCGCCTCGAAGCACGCCGACGCCCGCGCCACGATCGATCGTGCGCTCGCGCTCGACGCGTCCGAAGCGAACCGCGCGATCGAAGAGCGCATCCGAAAGAGCAGCGAGCCACCCTCGGCGTTCGCGCGGCTCCGGATGGCCCTCGGGCTCGGAAAAAAGCGCTGAGGAGAGCGGTCGAACGCCCCGTCAGTGCCGGCGAGAAGGGCGGGGCCCCGCGTTCGGGCGCGGGCGATGCCGAGGCTCGGGGGCGGGCTCGACGGGCCCGAGCTCGGCGCGCATCGTGTGCACCATGTCGGTCGGGCGACCGCGGGCGAGCAGCTCGAGCTCGAGGGCATCGAGGGCCGGAGCCGCGAGCTCGGTGCGCGCGAGGCGACCGAGGCGACCCTGGGCGAGCTTGGGGAGCACGGCCATGATCCTGCGGACGCCGTCGGCGATGCGGCGGGGCATGGCGATGCGCTCGACCACGAGATCGAGCAGCTCGAGCGCGGCGGCCTGAGGATCGCGAACGCCGGTCGTGTACTCGAGCAGAGGCTCGGCGAGCAGCGCGCACCACGACGCGAGGTCGTCGGGGCTCCCGCGCTCCTTCGTCAGGCGGTCGATCGCCCCCATGCGACGGTAGAACCGAGCGCCCGCTCCGGCGTTGCCCTCGTCGTCGTCGAGGAAGGCCGCGAGCTCGGGCAAGAGCACCCCCATCGCGCCGCTCTCCCAGAGGAGCCACATCGAGCGGTGGGCCGCGCCGCCCCGGAGGAGACGCGAGATTTCCTCGAAGATACGGGGCCTTGCAGCGCGCGCGAGCTCTCCGCGGTTGTCGACCATCGACTCGTACACCTCGGGCGAGATGCCAACGTCGAGCCGAGCGGCGAACTTGATGGCGCGCAGGATGCGGACCGGATCCTCGCGGAAACGCACCGTCGGATCGCCGATCGTGCGAATGACGCGGCCGCGGATGTCGGCCATGCCGCCGCACCAGTCGAGCACTTGGCGGCGCTCGAGGTCGTAGAAGAGCGCGTTGATGGTGAAGTCCCGCCGGAGGGCGTCCTCGTGGGCTTCGCCGAAGACGTTGTCGTTTCGGATGAGGAGATCCTCGCCCTCTTCTTCTTCTTCCTGCGGCTTTCGGCGGAAGGTGGCGACCTCGACGATCTTGCCGCCGCCGAAGAGCACGTGGGCGAGGCGGAACCTTCGGCCGATCACGCGGCAGTTCCGGAAGAGCTGGCGGACGTCCTCGGGGCGCGCGCTCGTCGCGATGTCGAAGTCCTTCGGGGCGCGATCGAGCAGGAGGTCGCGGACACAACCGCCGACGAGGTACGCGTGGAAGCCCGCTTTTTCGAGCCTCCGCACGACGCGTGCGGCGTCTTGGTCGATGCGCGCCTCGTCGAGGGTCACGGCGTGGCGGGTGATGCCGGTGTCGCCGTAGCGCTCTTCGATGTGACGAAGCTCGTCGGCGTCGGGCTCGATGGTGAAGTTGGGGAGCTCCGGTGGAGGGGGGAGCGAATCTTTGGGTCGACGCATCAGGGCCGATCGGCGCCCGCGCGGGCGGACCCGGGGCGCGGAGAAAGCAGGAGGGCCGTGGAGGCCCAAAAAACAGGAACTAGCCAGAGCCTACCAGGAGACGCCCCCGCGGGCAATGCGCCCCCAAGTGACTGTAATGATGAATGAAATTTGCACCGTCAGGACTCTCCGGGCCCCCGATGGAGGTACGTCTGGCAGGGGCGGGCGCGACCGGTCAGGGCCGTGATGCGTTCGACGACGCGGCGCCCGAGCTCGTCCCCGACCGGCCCCTCGAGCGTGGCGACAGGGGTCGCGGCGTCGACCGTCGCGATGCTCGCCCCGACGAGCCGTGCGACGATCGAGCCGGTCTCGTCGCGCACGAGGCGGGTCGACACGAGGTCGTCCTCGTAGCTATCGCCCGTGCCCGGGAGCAAGCACCCGTAGACGAGCTCGCCCGTTCGACCCTTCCGTGCGACGAGATGCCACGCGACGGGGCTCCGATCGGGCATGGCGTCGTCGAGGATGGCTCGGAACGCTTCGTCCCACGTGGTCTCGTGGGACGTGTGGACGTCCTGGATGCCGAGGTGGTCGCCGAGGTGCTTCCACTGGACGGCCGTGACCTCATGGAGGGTAGCGAGGATGCCCTCGCGCATCTCGGGCTCGGAGCGCAGGATCGGGGATCCGTTCAGAATCGTGCCCACGACCGCGTCGTTTGCGCCGCCCGCCAGCGACTTCTCGTCTGTGTGGGACAGAGGGATCTCGAAGGCGCCATAGAGCCCTGCTCCAGGGAACTGCGGTCCGAAATCGAGGGCTCCCTCGGCGACCTCCCGCGCCGTCCCTGCGATGCGAGCCGGGTCGTCGTCGCGGACGCGCCTCCCGTAGACCCACGCGAGCTCCGCGTAGCTCGGCACCGCGGCCAGCGCCGCGGGCGGACGGCCCTTCGGGCGTGGGCGACGAACGGCGGTCGGGCTCAGCGCCTCGTCGTCGAGCCGCGCGCGTAGCTCCCCGAGGTCGCAGAAGCACGCGACGAGCTCACGTACGTAGGGTCGCGAGAGCGGAGCGGCGCTCTCGCGCGGCACCACCCGTCGACGGCCCGGCACCCATGGAAAAGCTCGGGCGTCCGGGTGCGCGGGCCAGAGGACGTGGTCCCCTTCGGCGTCGGTTGCGACGACGGCGGGGCTCGCGTCGCCGAAGAGATGGAAGTAGCGCGCGAAGATGCCGGCCCAATCCTCTCTGCCTCCCGCGAGCCCCGCGCGGACGAGCAGGCCGCCGAGGCCGATCCTCATGGGGCCGCGCGCCGCGGCGTGCCTCGTGACGAGCGGCGAGAGGTCGTCCTTGCAGATCCCGAAGCAGATGAGGTCGAGCGCCGCGCTCCACTCGGGGAAATAGCTCGAGCGAAACGGCGTTCCGCTCGTCTCTCCGGGCGCCGAGACGCCGTCGAGCAGGAGCTCCAGGTCGGCGAGGGTGCCGTGCACGACCCCGCTCGCGAGCAGGTCCCATAGGGCCTCGGATTGACGCTCGACGAGGCCCGCCCCCACGAGAGCCCAGGCGATGGCGCCCAGGTCGGCGAAGTCCGGTCCGAGCTTCAGGCGTTTTGCGAGCTCCTTTCGGTACGCATCGAACGGGTCTCGGGTCGCCGAGGCGCGTCGATCCTCGAGGGCCGCCGCGAGGCCCGTTCGGGTCCGTTTGGGGAGCCCTCGAACGAGCTCGTCGGCCTGCAGGCGGGTCTCGATACGCATCGGCCCAGCATACCCGAGCGCCCAAAGTCAGGGAAAATACGGGGTTTTTGGACCTGCACATACGCTCATCCACGTTTCGTGCCGACGCGTCGTTGACGTGACGGACCGTGTGATTAGCTTGCGGTCGTCGAGGACAGGGTGGCCCGGAAAAAAACGGGCCAAGGCCAATCCGGTACCCGGAGCCTCGGCGTAGCCAAAAAACGATGGCTGGTGTTCAGGCGCCAGTCGCTCTATCGAGCACTCGGGCTTTTCCAGGGAAGGCCCGCGCGCAAGGCGCCCGTCTCCCTGGTCCCGAAAGTGAAACGTGTTGGAGGATAGCCATGGGTAGGATCATCGGCATCGACCTCGGAACGACGAACAGCTGCGTGGCTGTCATGGAAGGCCGTGAGGCCAAGGTCATCGTGAACGAGGAGGGCGCGCGCACCACGCCGAGCGTCGTCGCCTGGGACGACAAGGGCGAAATTCTCGTGGGGCAGATCGCGAAGCGCCAAGCCGTGACGAACCCCGAGAACACCATCTTCAGCGCCAAGCGGTTCGTAGGCCGGCGCTTCGAAGAGGTGCAGGAAGAGATCAAGCGCGTCCCGTACAAGGCGGTCCGCGCCTCGAACGGCGACACCGCGATCGAGGTGCGCGGCAAGCCCGTGTCGCCGCCCGAGGTGAGCGCCAAGGTGCTCCAGAAGCTGAAGAAGGCCGCGGAAGACTTCCTCGGCGAGAAGGTGACCGAGGCGGTCATCACGGTGCCGGCGTACTTCAACGACGCCCAGCGCCAGGCCACGAAGGACGCGGGCCGCATCGCCGGCCTCGACGTGAAGCGCATCGTCAACGAGCCCACCGCCGCCGCGCTCGCGTACGGCATGGACAAGAAGAAGGACCAGATCATCGCGGTCTACGACTTCGGTGGCGGCACCTTCGACATCTCGATCCTCGAGGTCGGTGACAACGTCGTGCAGGTCATCTCGACCAACGGCGACACGCACCTCGGCGGCGACGACGTCGACAACCTCGTCATCGACTGGATGCTCGCCGAGTTCAAGAAGTCGGCCGGGTTCGACCTCTCGAAGGACAAGATGGCCCTCCAGCGCCTCAAGGAGGCCGCCGAGAAGGCCAAGATCGAGCTGTCGAGCATGCAGGAGACGTCGATCAACCTGCCGTTCATCACGGTGGGCCCCGGCGGCCCGGTCCACTTGGACCTCCGCCTCTCGCGCGCCAAGCTCGAGCAGATGATTTCGCCCCTCGTGGAGCGCTCGATGGAGCCGGTCCGCAAGGCCCTCCAGGACGCGAAGAAGAGCGCGAACCAGGTCGACGAGGTCATCCTGGTCGGCGGCTCGACGCGCATCCCGCTCGTCAAAGAGACGGTGAAGAAGTTCTTCGGGAAGGACCCCGACCAGTCGGTGAACCCGGACGAGGTCGTGGCCGTGGGCGCGGCGGTGCAGGCCGGCGTGCTCTCGGGCGACGTGAAGGACATGGTCCTCCTCGACGTCACGCCCCTCTCGCTCGGCGTCGAGACGCTCGGCGGTGTCATGACCGTCATGATCCCGCGCAACACCACGATCCCGACCCAGAAGAAGGAAGTGTTCTCGACCGCGGCCGACAACCAGCCCAGCGTCGAGGTGCACGTCCTCCAAGGGGAGCGCACCGAGGCGCGTTACAACCGCACCCTCGGCAAATTCCACCTCGAGGGCATCATGCCGGCCCCGCGCGGCATGCCCAAGGTCGAGGTCACGTTCGACATCGACGCGAACGGCATCCTCTCGGTCCACGCGCGTGACCAAGCCACGGGCAAAGACCAGAAGATCACCATCACGGCGAACTCGGGCATCACCGAGGCCGACATCCAGCGCATGGTGAAAGAGGCGTCGGAGCACGAGGCCGAGGACAAGGAGCGTCGTGAGCAGGTCGAGCGCCGCAACAAGCTCGACAGCCTCTGCTACACGATGGAAAAGACCATCTCCGAGAACAAGGAGAAGCTCGTCGGCACCGACATCGCCACCCTCGAGTCCCTCATCAAGGACGGCCGCGCGGCCGTCGAGAAGCAGGACGACGCCCAGGTGAAGGACGTGCTCGACAAGCTCGAGAAGGAAGCCCACAAGCTCGCCGGCAACATGTACGGCGCGCAGGGTGGGGTCGACGGCGGCCCCGGCGCGCCCCCTCCCGGCGCGGGTGGCGCTCCCTCGGGTGGCAAGAAGGACGGCGTCATCGACGCCGAGTTCGAAGAGTCGACCTGAAAGAGACCCGTGGGTCACGGCGCGCGGCGGTTCCTCACGGGGCCGCCGCGCGGCGCTTTGTGCGATCGTCTCTAAATTGCTGAAACCTTAGGGGTTATTCGGCTCCATGTACGGTGGACGGGCCGTGAGGTGGAGGTGGGCGAGGCGCGCTTCGTCACGTGCCGTTCCCTCGTTGCGAAGGGCGAAGAGCGCCCCCGCCTCGCCGAACAGCGTGAGGAGCCGCACGGCGCGGAGGGCCTTCGGGCGATCTCCTTCGCGGGCCTCGGCCACGAGCTTCGCGCGGAGGCGTGAGCGCACGAGCGTGTGCGGCCCGCGGTCGTGGGCCTTCTTGCGCGCCTCGTAGACGAAGCTCCCGAGGGCCGTGCCCGCGTCCCCTTCGGTGAGGGCGGCTTCGGCTCGGAGGTTCTCGGCGAGGCGCGCGAGGGCGTCGAGGTTGCGTTCGTCGTCCCCGTCGAGGAGCTGCGCAGGCACGAGGGTCTCGAGCGTCTCGTACGTCCGGAGGTCGGGCTCTCCGAGCGCGGCGTGCACACGCGACACGTCCTCCGGGCTGCCCCCGAGCAGCAGCGCGAGCGCCGCGTACGCGCCGACCTCCGGCGTCGTGACCCGCGCGAGGAGGGCCTGGGTGGTGGTCGGGTCGAGCCCGGCGGAGCCGATGACCGTGGCGAGCGCGAGGCCGTCCCTCGACCCTTCCCGGAGCGCGTCGACGAGGCCGCGCGCGCTCGGTGTCGGGCGCGTCGCGAGGAGACCAACGAGGGTTCGAGCCCTCTCGGCCTCTCGCGTATCGCTCGCGACGAGCTGCTTCGGCAGATCGGCCACGAGGCGCGTGAGCTCGGCCTCGGAGAGCGTCCAGAGCAGGGCGCGGCACGCCTCGCGTCGCGCACGCACGGGGGAGCGCGTCTCGTCGCACGCGCGGGTGAGCGGACCTATCGCCCGCGGATCGCCCCACGCGGCGAGCCCGCGCGCGGCCCCGGTGCCGAGCGCGTCGAGCGCCACCACCCGCGCCGTGTCAGCGCCGTGGAGCAGGTCGACCCGCGCCGCATCCAGGTCCGCGGGCCGCCGGTCGAGGGCCTTGACGAGCTCGTCGAAATCGCGTGCATCTTGCATGTACCCGAGCGCGGCGAGCGCCGGCTCTGCCCGCACGAACGCCTCCGGGAGCGGTCCTCGCCCCGTCGGGAGCTTCGCCGTGGGGAACGCCCAAGGGCGCAGAATCTCGCGGGACGGGGCGGTCCGCGTGAGCCCGAGGAAGCGCACCCCGTCGGCGTTCGGGTGCTTGGCGAGCCACGCCTTCATCGGTCTTCCGGCGGCGGCGGAGAGCTGCCCCCGCGCCTCGGGGCGCATCACCGCGAGCTCGGCGAGCGCGCGCGCGACGGCCTCGCGCTCGGTGTCGTCGCGGCGAAGCTCGGGGTCCTCGTCGGCTCGGTAGAGCGTGAGGGGGTCTTGTTCGAGCCTCCATACGAGCGTCGAGAGCGACGAGAGCGACCCTGCCTCGGCGACGCGGAGGGCGGCCTGGGTGCGCGCGTACGGAGGTGGGCTCGTGCCGAGGTAGGTCAGGAGCTCGGGCACGGCCGACGGATCCGCGAGATCCTCTATCTCTTTGAAAATAGACCGAAGTTGGGCCTTCTTGCGCTCGGGTGGGCTCGGATCGACCGAGGCGAGCGCGCGCACGAGCGACGCGCCCCCATGCCGGTCGCGGAGCTCGCCGAGGAGGCGCCCGCGCTCCTCCTTGTCGGCCTTGGGCAGCGCGGCGATCCGCTCGCGCTCGGAGGGAGAGCCCGACGCACCGAGGCGAGCGCGCGCCTCGAGGGCGTACACGAAGTAGCGCTTCTCGACCGTGGCCTTGGCGAGCCCGGCTTCGAGCGCGGGGGCGGCCCGTTCGAGGGCCTTCGGGCCGAGCTCCACGAGCGCACGCGCCGCTTCGCCCCGCACGCCTGGATCGTGGCTCCCGAGGGCCGCGACGAAGAGCGGCTCGTCGGCCGGATCGCGTACGAACGCGAGGGCTCGAAGCGCAGCGCGGGCGGCCGCGGGATCGTCTTCGCGGGTGGCCCACGCGCGGTAGTGCGGGAGCGCCTCGCGGAGCGGAAGGCGAGCCACCGCGTCGCGATCGATCTTGGCGGGCGACGCGCTTCGAGGCGCGTGGGGCTGGGGTGCGGGGGGAGCGATACGAATGGGGGCCGGAGGGCTCCCCTGGCACGCCGCGCAAAGGACGGCGAGCGCGGCGAACGAGACGACGGAGGCTCTCACCCTCCGAACGTACACGAAGGGATCGCTCCCCGCGCGCGCCGCGAAGCCGGTCAGTACGTGACGACGATCCGCTCGGTCGTGGCCGAGGTCCCCGCACACTGGAACACGATCTGCCACTCGTGTTGGTCTTCGACCTGGGTGGTCGCGGTAGAGCGGTTCCACTGCGTGGTCGTAGCGCGTTGGCCGTACGCGACCTCGCCCTGCTCGAGCACGGCATAGCCGCTCGGGCACTTCTCCCGCATGAGCACCTCGGCCTTCTCACGCGCGCTGTCGCGCGAGCCCCGCAGGGCAACCGTGCCGCCCGTCTGGGTCTCTCGGACGATGCGCGCGCTCGAGCAAGCGAAGAGGGGCGTGGCGGCGAGGGCGACGAGGAAGAAGAGACGCAAGCGAATCATGAAGGAGGCCTTTCTGGTCGCCTCGGAGCGGCGACACGAAGAACCCTTCAGCACGGCTCGTGCCTCGCTCGAATGACGAGAAAATAAGGCGATTCCGAAGGTCGACCCCGCGGCGTGTGAACGCTGGGTCGCGCGCCCGTCGAGACACCGTTCGTGCCCCGCGGCGCCTCGTGTGGGACGCCGTTCGACGAAGGGCGCGCCTTTCGGTAAAGGGGGAGCCATGCGCTCGTTCTGCGACGTCACGCTCGAGGAGCTCTCGGAGATGCGCCCCCCGGGCTCGCCGAAGCACCTGCTCGGCCGTCTCCATCGCGTGACGAGGTGGGTGCATGATGCAGGTTCCGGGGCTCGCGGGCCCGAGCTCGGCAAGGAGCTGCGCGCGTTCGTCGCGGAGCGGTTCCACTTTCGGCTGCCCGAGATCGTGGCCCAGAGCCCCTCGGGGGACGGCGCGACCAAGCTGCTCGTGCGGCTCGCCGACGGCGCCACGGTCGAGACGGTGCACATGCCTCGCGCCGTGAAAAACCCGAGGGTCACGCTGTGCATCTCGAGCCAAGTGGGTTGCGCGATGGGCTGCACGTTCTGCCGCACCGCCGAGATGGGCCTCGTGCGGAGCCTCACGCCCGACGAGATCGTGGGCCAGGTGCTCGCCGCCATGCTCGCCCTCGGGCCCGAGGATCCGGGCCGTGTGTCGGTCGTCTTCATGGGCATGGGCGAGCCGCTCCACGCCGGCGCCATCGGCAACGTGACCCGCGCGATCGAGATCCTGTGCGAGGAGCACGGGCTCGGCCTCTCGCCGATGCGCATCACGGTGTCGACCTCGGGGCTCGTCGACGGCATCGACGCCCTCGCCAAGGCCAAGAAGCGCCCTTGCCTCGCCTTGAGCCTCAACGCGACGACCGACGAAGGTCGCGCGCGCATCATGCCCGTCACGAAGCGCCACGGCCTCGAGGAGCTGCGCGAGGCCATCTTGCGGTACACCGCGAGGCCGCACGAGAAGATCACCCTCGAGTACGTGCTGCTCGCCGGCGAGAACGACACCCGCGAAGATGCCGAGCGCGTCGCGGCGTTCGCTCGCGGCTACCGCAGCGTCGTCAACGTGATCCCCTGGAACGCGTTCGACTCGGGCGGCTTCGTGCGCCCCTCCGAAGAGGCCGCGGGCGAATTCGTCAAGATGCTTTATGACATGGGGTGCCTCGTCACCGTGCGGAAATCCCGCGGTCGTGACGTGGGCGGGGCCTGCGGGCAGCTCGCGACCGACGCGACACGCGAGAAGAAGCCGCGCCGCCTCAGCGTGGTGCCGGGCTGACGGGGCTGCACGCGCGGGTGTTGGGCTCGCCCGGTCCGAGGCCGAAGTCGGGCATGCCCGAAAGGCGCTCGCTCTGCGAAGCGGGGGCGCACGTCATGGTCGACGGGCAGTCGGCGTCGGTCTCGCACGTGGTGGTGCACACGGCGCCCGTCTTGCGCGGAAGCATCGTGACCGACGCCGTGCCGATCGTGAGGGTGTCTCGCTCGTAGAGGCTCATGCACGAGCCCGACGCGCAGTCGTCGTTGTTCGCGCACGCGGCGCCGACGGGGGCTCGCTTGGTGTAGGCGATCGCGCGGTCGGCGCCCCACAGGAGGAACGGGAGCGCGAGCAAGCCCACGGCGAAGAACGCCGGCCGGGTCTCGCGGTTCTTCCACAGTCCCACGAGCGTCGTCTTCGGGGTCTCGGGGGCGCCCTTCGGCGGAGCAGGCAGGGTGATGGCGAGGTAGAGGTCCCCGGCGTCGTCGCGGGCCGACTCGTGCCCTTTGCCGGCGAGGCGAAGCTCTTGGCCTCTCTCGACGCCCGGCGGCACCACGACGAAGAGGACCTCGTCTCGCGAGACGAGCCCTCCTTCGCACGCGTCGCAGCCCGGGCCCGCGCGGTAGGTCGCGAAGCATTTCGGGCACCGCACGATACGGGAGATCTCGACGCGCTTCTTCACGCCCGTCGCGGCCTCGTCGGCCGTGACGGGCAACGTGAGGGTCACGTCGAGGCTACGTTTCTCGGGCATTCGGCGCTCACGAGCGGCGGCGACGAGACGTGCGCACGGCGATGACCGAGGCGGCCGCGACCAGCAAGAACGCCGACGCGCCTTCGCCCGAGCCGGGCCCGAACGAACAACCGACGCCGGCCTTCGGCGGGGTCGGGCCGCCCTCTTTCTTGGAGAGCTCGTCGAGCTCGTCGTCCTCGTCGGCGACGTCACGGGACGGGTCGGCGAGCTTGGGAGCGCCCGAGCGCGGGTCGACGTCGGTCGAGGGGGCGGGGGACGGTGCGGACGAGCCCGAGGGCGCGGCGGCGGGGCTCGTGCCGCCGGCTGGGGCGTCCGAGCAGCAGCGGAAGCTCTGTTGGTAGGCGACGAAATCTTCGTTGTGCGCCCGGGTCGAGGGGCGGCACCGCGCGCGGACGGGGCCCCAGTACCCGCCCTTGAGCACGGACGCGTAGCCGCCGGCTCGGGCCGTCTTGGTCCACTCGTCGACGTTGCCGGTGAGGTCGTACACGCCGAAGGGGCTCTTGCACTTGGGGTGCGAGCCGCTCGGCGTCCCTTGCCAGAGGCGATCGAGCTCTTCGCGTGCTTTTTTGCCGTCGCGGGGGGCGAGGCCGTTCTCGACGAAGGGCTTCCACGGGCGGTCGACCACGCACGCTTCGGCGTCGCGCCCGTAGCCGTACGGGTAGGGGACGGCCTCTTCGCCCTCGCACGCGAACGTCCACTCGCTCTCGGTGCAGAGGCGCTTGCCCGACGCTTTGCAGAGCGCGGCCGACTCGTTGTACGTGACGACGATCATCGGGTTCTCGCCGGCGCGGTTCGGGTACTCGAAGCGGTCGATGCAGTAGTGCATCGGCTTCGTGGGGAGCTTCTGCGAGAGCGAGAGCCAGCCGTCGCGGTCGAACGTCTTGCAGCGCGCGGGGAAGTCTTTGTTGACCCAGTCGACGCACGCGCTGTTCTGGAGCTCTTCGACTTCGCCCGAAGATTCGCGGCCTTGGGCGTCGAGTTTGAACTTGCCGACGACGTCGACCATCCCGGGCGGGCACGCGCCGCGGTTGCCCTCACGCGCGTCGGTCGTGTCGGTCGCCTCGCTCGGCGTGGTGGAGACGGCCTGCCAGTGTTTCTTGTCGATGCTCTTCCACTCGAAGCGCGGGGCGGGGCTGCCGGCCTGGAGGTTGAAGAGCGAGCCGCCATGGGAGGCCGAGTAGTGCTCGAGCGCGGCGACCCCGACGCCGAGGAACGCCGTGGCGCCGAGGCCGAACATGGCGAAGAAGGCGAAGCTGCGGCGGCGCGCGTGGGG includes these proteins:
- a CDS encoding HEAT repeat domain-containing protein; amino-acid sequence: MRASVVSFAALAVLCAACQGSPPAPIRIAPPAPQPHAPRSASPAKIDRDAVARLPLREALPHYRAWATREDDPAAARAALRALAFVRDPADEPLFVAALGSHDPGVRGEAARALVELGPKALERAAPALEAGLAKATVEKRYFVYALEARARLGASGSPSERERIAALPKADKEERGRLLGELRDRHGGASLVRALASVDPSPPERKKAQLRSIFKEIEDLADPSAVPELLTYLGTSPPPYARTQAALRVAEAGSLSSLSTLVWRLEQDPLTLYRADEDPELRRDDTEREAVARALAELAVMRPEARGQLSAAAGRPMKAWLAKHPNADGVRFLGLTRTAPSREILRPWAFPTAKLPTGRGPLPEAFVRAEPALAALGYMQDARDFDELVKALDRRPADLDAARVDLLHGADTARVVALDALGTGAARGLAAWGDPRAIGPLTRACDETRSPVRARREACRALLWTLSEAELTRLVADLPKQLVASDTREAERARTLVGLLATRPTPSARGLVDALREGSRDGLALATVIGSAGLDPTTTQALLARVTTPEVGAYAALALLLGGSPEDVSRVHAALGEPDLRTYETLETLVPAQLLDGDDERNLDALARLAENLRAEAALTEGDAGTALGSFVYEARKKAHDRGPHTLVRSRLRAKLVAEAREGDRPKALRAVRLLTLFGEAGALFALRNEGTARDEARLAHLHLTARPPYMEPNNP
- a CDS encoding 23S rRNA (adenine(2503)-C(2))-methyltransferase RlmN: MRSFCDVTLEELSEMRPPGSPKHLLGRLHRVTRWVHDAGSGARGPELGKELRAFVAERFHFRLPEIVAQSPSGDGATKLLVRLADGATVETVHMPRAVKNPRVTLCISSQVGCAMGCTFCRTAEMGLVRSLTPDEIVGQVLAAMLALGPEDPGRVSVVFMGMGEPLHAGAIGNVTRAIEILCEEHGLGLSPMRITVSTSGLVDGIDALAKAKKRPCLALSLNATTDEGRARIMPVTKRHGLEELREAILRYTARPHEKITLEYVLLAGENDTREDAERVAAFARGYRSVVNVIPWNAFDSGGFVRPSEEAAGEFVKMLYDMGCLVTVRKSRGRDVGGACGQLATDATREKKPRRLSVVPG
- a CDS encoding SUMF1/EgtB/PvdO family nonheme iron enzyme, which gives rise to MKKPHARRRSFAFFAMFGLGATAFLGVGVAALEHYSASHGGSLFNLQAGSPAPRFEWKSIDKKHWQAVSTTPSEATDTTDAREGNRGACPPGMVDVVGKFKLDAQGRESSGEVEELQNSACVDWVNKDFPARCKTFDRDGWLSLSQKLPTKPMHYCIDRFEYPNRAGENPMIVVTYNESAALCKASGKRLCTESEWTFACEGEEAVPYPYGYGRDAEACVVDRPWKPFVENGLAPRDGKKAREELDRLWQGTPSGSHPKCKSPFGVYDLTGNVDEWTKTARAGGYASVLKGGYWGPVRARCRPSTRAHNEDFVAYQQSFRCCSDAPAGGTSPAAAPSGSSAPSPAPSTDVDPRSGAPKLADPSRDVADEDDELDELSKKEGGPTPPKAGVGCSFGPGSGEGASAFLLVAAASVIAVRTSRRRRS